The stretch of DNA GACGAAAATATTTtgacaaacaacaaaccaagccACGGACGTATTGATGATATTGTCCAGGGACTAATACTAATCCATTGTCAGTATTTAGAGGGCTAGTAGTAGACGAGAAGGCTATgatactttttataaaactgtCGTCGGAGATGATATGGGCATCACGCGGAGGCTGATTCAAAGAACGAGTCAAGATTGAGTCTATCAAGTCTCTACGGCTGCTGATTAATGATGACCACAGTTTCGAGACACATTGGAACCTCATTAGAGTTTTTGTCGGAAGTTTCTTGAGTATCTCCACGGTTAGCTCAAGAGGTATATAGATAACTCCATCGTGACAACGTCGCGTTGGCGATGGTAAGGTCTCGTGGCTGTTCTTCTCTTCGCGCCCTCTTTTCATCACCTCTGTTTTGTATTGTAGAGGCTATAGATATAATAATTAGCTAGAAAACATATAAGTATTTAATAACAATTAAGTACGTATGTATTTACTTTCATtgaaaagtaaataattttaaaaagaagaggAATATGTAAAGTTTCCTTTCTCTCTACTTGTATATATGTTAAACTTGTGTTAAAATTGTTAATACCAGAATTTCCACAAACTACTGCAAAGAAACAGACACTGAACGAAGAAATTTCGAATCACGTAcgtaaaaataagaagaaaacataaaacatatatttgactTGAGGTCATATATATAGGtttattgacaaaaaacaaaattttggtcTATTATCAATGAACTATCATCTTCCAATCAATGCGAGTCTTTGTGCTCCGAGATCTAGATTTGTACGATGAAATCCACTCTTTAATGTATTATTCTATTTGAATTACTTAAGAAGGGAAGAGAATTAGCCTGTTGAGAGTTAGAAGACAAAAGATAACATGGAAAAAGGTActtaaaaaaacacttaaaactGTTTTTTAATATTCCAATTCATTTTGAGTTCTTGCCTCTCGTTTATACCTAAActtaattgtgtttcttcaccTCAGATTTTAAGAACTTAATCAAAAGGATATGAAAAGCTCGACGAGACGAGACCATGTGTGAGTGTGAGTTGTTCGTTGTGGGAGGTATGGGTTAGGGCGTTGTCGGTGGAGGAAAATCGCCACGGTGACATGCGACATGTTGAGAAACTATTCAATACATTTTTGGGTGTTTCACTagcatttcttttttttttttttgtggttaagCGAAGATTATATTTGAACCCTTATCTGAGTTTCCAGATTACAACAATGCCTTTGTGGGTTTTATTATTCCTAGATTTCTATAAGGAAGAAAAGTCACGCTTGGACAAGCTCAAACTAAGAATTGGCAAAGATAAGAATGATCAGTGTGTCACGCGTTGGATACACTTTGTGGCTACGGGTAAACTTAAGCATCTTGATGTTGACTGTTGATTAGTATATTTATGTGTCTCTTAAACGTGTTGAAGTGGTGCCCGTAAAAGCCTCTATGTCTTTGAGACGCTTCTCTATTTCAGACTACATCGGCTACTAATGGTGGATAGTTTCGAGTCTGTCTCATTACGTCGTCCACACTGTGTTTAGAACATAGTGTgtataacaataattttgttcatttaTTCCGATACTGTAACTAGCCATATCATGGCTTCAAGAACATCTTTGTACTGAATTTCTTCATTCAATATTCTATTTCGacgaatttgtttttttttttgtctctaatttttgtcattttacataaatattctaTTCctagtttcaaatattatgataagaaataattatatttttattttaagttgtgGATTGATACCAATgaaattaaatctttttttttatcttcagggtaaattattttctgttaattaattaattaaaaaaggaagaaaacttGTCAGTTGAGAATTATAGAAAAGCAAAGATAACAAATTAAAGAATTCCAAGTAAACAAACTACGTAACATGGCAGACAAGGACATCAATCGATGCTgtttaaattaaacaaagactAACGACgtgaataaaaaagaagactacTAGATTTGTTAACGTTAACATTAATGTAAAGTTACACTAACATAATTAGAGTATATCGAGGAACAGTATCGCTATATTATTGATCCAGTATAACTTCCTACAACTTCGATCAAACATATTTTGCATTCTCTCCTCCACCTCTGCTAACCGCAACCAGCGACCGCCGTGTCGATTAAAATAGACCCAAGATATGTGTATCTAATTTGTTTAGACTAattttctatgaaaaaaatattgttttgtaaaattgaaaacttaatattaattaaatttattataaacttaatatttaatgCTAAAGGTAGTGGTTCctattgttttagaaattttattatacaagaaaacaggcaaatagcgactgcactattagtcattatttagtcgctaaacagtgtTTTACGACTAAATAACGACTAAAACCAGTAGTCGTAAATTGAAAGTcgctaaaataaatattcataaaattagtcgccaaatagcgactacattacgactattttgcgtagtcgtaaatttagtcgtaatgtagtcactaaatttagcgactacgctacgactattttacgattacgcaaaatagtcgtaatgtagtcgccaaatttagtgactaattgactactaatttacaattatttatttaaacaatattgtatttatacagcattatatatatactatttaataattatatttgttaattatttttaaatatatatgttattggATAACGGTTTGTTTTTGGaatgaattgatattaaaaataaaaatactatatttattattatgaaaccatgatataaaaaactatattacaaaataaaactaaaaacataattaaaaataagaatacatcatactactaaaaaaagaaagtaaatattgAAGGTATCTTGATGGAAATGCAGAAACATCAAGGGTTGGCTGAGCTTGAAGCGAGGGAAAAGGATGTTGCTTTGCTTTCCCCATAAGAGAAGTCTTTTGCTTTTGAGATGAATGTTAAAGATTTTGACCTGAAGCAAACTGCAGAGACCGAGACAAGGAGAAAGGAAGCTGAGCTGATGGAAGCATCTCTCAAGGAACTTAAGGcgagggagaatgagctcagGTTGCTTAATGACACCATCAGAGATAAATCAGCTGaaccggagaagaaagaaatttgCTTACATGTACCTAAACTGGATTTAACAAACAGAAACAAGGGAGAATGAGCTCAGGCTGCTTACATATACCTTGAAGTGAGGGAGAATGAGCTAAGTTGCTCACATATACCTCCTAAACTGGATTTAACAAACCCAAACAACTTTGGTTAACAACTTTGAGTCTATATGGTCATATGAATTCTCTTATGAACTAGATTCCCATGGACTTAGCTCAAGCAAATATACCTTAGCCTTGGAGTGCCCAACATGAGAAGGACGGAATAGAAATTGCCTATTCAGGTTACTGACTTCAATAGTGTCCATGTGAATCTGTAACACAAGGGAATCCTAACTGTTAGATGCGAAAATTGATCTCTGTAGCTTCTTAACAGGTTGATACAACGAAGGATGCTGCATTGGTTTAAACATGAGAGCCCTTGAGCATGGTGACCATGAGCATCCTTGCAACGAACAGACAAAGAACATGACCTTGCATGTCCTACAACAAGATTCAGATTTTAGTTTGGACCCAAATTAATGCAGCACAAATCTATGATCCTACTCACCTATCACagaacacaaatcaatcaaTAGGGCTATAAACCTAACTATATATCTGATGAAtagaaaaatggagaagaataagaagaagaattttcacCTGCGCAAGCAAGTAATCAAATTTAACTCATTTGAACCCTAAAATATATCTGAAAATTGGAAGGTAAGGAAAAAATAACAGAGAGCACCTTTCCGGTGGCGCAACCAAAGCCGCCAAAATAGGAGCGGTCAACATTGCATTGACGAGCTTCGCTCTCGGTGTCATCAAGGGTTTCTGATCTGTAAACAAAGCGAAAAGGAGTTCAATTATTCACATTCTTGTAACCTATACCTGATACTAGCAAGTGATGAACACAGAAAACGATAagtcatacaaatcaaagcttgaGATAGCCTCACAATCTCAATTTGCTCAACCTCGTGAAAATTCTTGAATCTAAATacaattgtaactgaaatttcAAGTGTCTATATCGAAATTGAGACTCTAATAGCAATGTGAAATTCCTAGGAATCTAGAGCTAATTTCTAAAAGGGAAATGAAAGCAAAGAGATAATTACGATAGGAAAATCGAGAGGGTTACGACGAGtgagcttctcttctcttccttagTTTACATCACGGTCAGCATCGTATTGACGAGCTTCGCTCTCGGATCTGAGATCCGCAAAAATGCTCTGGTACCAGATCAAAAAACTTGAGAGGATGAAAACAACGACAAGATGAAGATCGAATAGAATGAAGCAACGGGAGGAGGATAGAaaggagaaaggagagaaagttAATCGGCTAAAGAgaccaaggagaaagaagagaacaagagaAGGGGAGAAAGTTAATCCCTCGGTGAAGGagacgaaagagaaagaagagtagGAAAAAACCTTGTCCATTGGATTAAATTAATCAACGGTTGATAGTGTAATCTATGTGTTTACATATCATCCAATAAAAAGCTTTCATTATTTAAAGAGTAATTTATTGGATCAaactttatatttaaaaatattttgcaatTCTGGGTTCATAATTTAGGAAATGAGATTTGAAATTTATGATTTGGGAATTGAGGTTTTGAAATTTAGAAGAATATTagatttgatttagatttaaaaataatttggtttaggttttgaaatgactaagtttaataaattttgtaaatatatagtttttggaaagtttgatttaaatgtaaatactaaatagtttTACATATTGGTTTTATGGATATTCAATGGTTATATTTTGGCCTTTTGGGTGaatgatttatgatttaatttctatatatgaattataaaggttttaaattAAGGTTAAGGGTTTTGGAGCTAAATTTTTGGGTTTGGGGttaagttttgataaaaatataggatttgaaaaactatatttttttggggttaagtttgggaaaattagtttttctttatatagCTATTAAAGTTTTgctttatgatatatatatatatatatatatataatggttatagtttggttttatgtatatatgtatatatatatatataatggctatggtttggttttatggtttatgaatttaatttataagattaagaATTTAAACTTCAAGATTTAGATTTGATGATCTAGGTTTTGAAGTTTGGTTAAAGGTTTGGGGGTATAGGGTATAGggttaagatttaagatttggggttaagttttggaaaattagattttcttttaagCATTAAATcttggttttatgtatatataagaatggttatgttttagttttattgtttacaaaataatttctaaGATTAAGAATTGAATGTTCAAGATTTAAGCTTTAAGTTTATGATTTAAgttttggagtttggttaagggtttggagtaaaattttaaaattttgattttcttaaatagcGACTGATATACGATTTATTGGCGACCTTTACCATGAGTCGCATCTTAGTCgttaatttagcgactatttaacAACTACATGTTCCGTTATGCAATATAGTCATAAATTAGTCGTTAAATTACGACTAAATTAACGACTACTGTAAGTAGTCGCAAAATAGCAACTATTATATGACTAAATTTTTGTAGTCGTAAAATTGTCACCAAATAGTCGCTAAAAATGGCGACTATATATGTAGTCGCCATTTGTAGTTGGTAaaaccatgttttcttgtagtgttaggatgataaatcttgtttccaaaaattgaaatttaatattaataaattaagtgaaaaataaattaataattaatgctaatggcatgcttgtaaataggttcCAACTCcatgatttatttgctaaatgtctccaaaaatgtatatatagattatatagtctatgaaaaaaattgtctacttctgttttattatataggggatatacacataatttttttttagagtttattTCTAATATTATTACTATATCAGAAAGTTATGTGTTCTCTATAAAACATgagaattgttattttcttataattcatTCTATAAACAAATTAGTTATAACgattaagtttaattaaattttttttttttgaaattatctAGAAAAGTTTCTctatagataaattaaaacttctataaattgaTAGATTTTTAACTTTTCACGGTcccaatattataaatttatagagtttttattGTATAATCATCCAATCAATGTGAGTCTTTGTGATTATGGATCtggatttaatttaaatatgaaatcaactctttaatattttatttagtttaaattaattaaaaatggaAGATAACTTGCCTGTTGAGAGTTAGAAGAGCAAAGATAAGATGAATATAAAACAGTCGAAGTAAAGTAACATGGGAGACAAACCCTGTGTCGTTAGTAGtggtcaaacaaaacaaactactTACCCACTAGTTgcattgttttttggtttaatagttgttttgttgtatggacgttacatgtatataaaataacaaGTAGCACCAATGATTGAAGTTAAAAGTTTAGATCATCAGCGATATTTGATCCTTTATTACACATTTACACTCAACGATATTGCGACGACCAAAATATCAATttaacaccttttttttttttttttttcggtacCAATTTTTGATTCAttaccaattttttattttttagagaaTACAAGGACAACAAAGAGAAGCAGAAGAATAAAATCTAAAGCATACAACATTACAAAAGAACACCGCAAAACTAGATAAGACAAAGGATGGTGCAAtcgttggaggaggaggaatctCAATTCAATCGGTTTTGCCGTGAGTTTTCTGCACCCGAGAGACAGCCCTCAAATACTCTGACGATGCAGGCCTACAGCTTTTCCGAACGCAAAGATCATCTTTCACTTGCACGGACAAGCCAAATTGGAAGAATTCACACCAACAAGAGCCCCCTACTCAGAGAAACACACTTCCAAATTGTAAATCACTGGCAGTAAAGAAACTCTGAACTGCAAAAGTAGAACCTTGATCGAGGGAGAACCAGCTTCGTTACAGCCTATGCGCTGATAACTTTAAACCTACATCAGACCCGCCACAACGATTAGACAGCCGCAGCTTCGCTGGAAAAGATCTAAGCCATCGCCATTGGTCTCAGAACGAAGAAAACGTCCGAGTTACATCGGACCCGCCACAACGGTGACATCGCAGCTTCGCCGGAAAACAAGGCACCGCCAGCCGCACCACCAGCCGACGTGGTTAACCGCTGGACCACCGGAACACTCTTGCGTTGAGCGAAGGGAGAAACAACACCTGGACAGAGAAACGAAGACCACCACTAGAAAAGCACTGCCTAGGAACAGGAACAAAAATCGAAGTCGGAGAAGAGGCGAATGCAAATTCACCAACGCCGGCAGATCTCTGAACTCCACCAGCTACGATCAGAGGAGATCCATCTCCGAGCAAAAAACAGAGAGGATCTAACTGCCACGAACCAAACCGAGCAACACACCCGACACAAGCTTGACCATCGGGAAGAGCCTTCACTCAGACGTAATCGCAGTCTTCAAACAATCAGAGGAATGAGGAAAGCCGCCGCCGGTTTGACCTCAGATCTAGCCTCCGACCCGAAGAAAATAGTTCAGATCCACCGCAAGTACTAAGGGAAAATTGCTGGAGATGATAAGAGCCAAACAAAGCAGACAACGGGAGCCCTCTCATGGCACCGGCTAGGAGCACCGGTGACCGGAGAGGCAAACGAGAATCAGATCTAGGGTTCCTGCAAGTCTCCTTCGActtgagagaaaaaagaggTGCGCGTGTATTTCACTGTGTTCCTGTTTTCACCTTTGATAACTGCAAGCACCATGGAGATAAAAGGACACGATCATCTTTTAGGTAATTACGGAGGTCACTTGAAATGTGATGCTTGTGACGATCAGTCGTATAGCAGTGGCATCCACTGCTCTGACTGCGAGTTTACTGTTCACGACAAATGTGTCTTTGTGTTCAGTACACCGGAGACATTTGACAACCGTTCTCATGCTGGACATTGCCTTAAGCTTCTCACAACAGGAGCTCCTGATCACACCGATCCCAAATGTCACATATGCGGTAAAAACACTAAGCGTCTCCTTTATCATTGTTCCATATGTAAACTCAGTTTGGACATTGATTGCATGGTTGATGACATGTGTGCCCGAGCACATCTGAACCTACCGTGGCACCCTCATCCTATACTCATGCTTGACTTTAATTGTAAGATGCTATGCAAAGTTTGTGGTCATGCAGATGGATATGGCTACTTTTGCCCCAGTTGTAAGTTGATGGTTCATGATAAATGCGTCTCCGTGTTTGACTCGCCAGAGATCACTCATCCTTTTCATGCTAGACACTCTCTTAAGCTTCTCACAGAAGGAGCGCCGGACTACACAGATGCAGAATGTCATGTGTGTGGAAGAGATACTGAAAACTTTCTTTATCATTGTGATATTTGTAAGTTCAACTTGGATATGGTTTGTGTTGTTGAGTACCACCAGCGACATACAGTCACACCGGTTGTTCTTTCGAATCTGAAGGTTCATGCGCATACACTCACACTCATCCCAAGATTGATCTACTTCGTTTGTGATGTTTGTGGGACGGAAGGAGACCGTTCTCCTTATGTTTCTCTTGAATCTGATCTCATGTTCTTCCATCAAGATTGTGCTTCTTCTCCACGTGTTATTCACGTCAATCGACACGAGCACCGAGTTTCTTACACGTATCCTCTTGGTCCTGGAGAGTGGAACTGTGAAATTTGTTTGGAAGAGATTGATTGGTCATATGGGGCTTATACATGTTCCCTTTGTCCTAATTATGCTCTTCATTCAAGATGTGCAACAAGGAACGACGTGTGGGATAGGGAAGAGCTCGATGGAGTAcgtgaagaagttgaagattcTGAGCCATTCAAGATGAATAATGACAACACAATCACTCATTTCACTCATGAACACAACATGAGTCTCAACAGAGACGGTATTGCTTTGGTGGAAAGCATATTGTGCGAAGCATGTGTTTGTCCCATCTCTTCTAACACATTCTACAGCTGTTTAGATTGCAGTTTCATTCTCCACGAAACGTGCGCCAATTTTCCAAAGACGAAGCGGCATTTTCTTAGCCCAAGACCTCTCACTCTTCATCTCAATAGAGATAACACCGAAACAACATGCATGGCTTGTCTCCAGCTTTGTTGCAAAGGATTCATGTATACTGATGGTGGTGAGAGCTTTGATTTACTGTGCTGTTCTATTACAGTGCCTTTTATCCATGGGAGTCATCCCCATCCTTTACTATACCTGGACGTAGGTGAATATGATGATGACATGAAGACATGCCATAATTGTAGCAACATGATAAGAGAGTTTGCTCTAGGTTGTATCAAATGCGATTACTTTTTGGATTTTCGTTGCGCCAC from Camelina sativa cultivar DH55 chromosome 9, Cs, whole genome shotgun sequence encodes:
- the LOC104710572 gene encoding uncharacterized protein LOC104710572 isoform X2; translated protein: MAPARSTGDRRGKRESDLGFLQVSFDLREKRGNYGGHLKCDACDDQSYSSGIHCSDCEFTVHDKCVFVFSTPETFDNRSHAGHCLKLLTTGAPDHTDPKCHICGKNTKRLLYHCSICKLSLDIDCMVDDMCARAHLNLPWHPHPILMLDFNCKMLCKVCGHADGYGYFCPSCKLMVHDKCVSVFDSPEITHPFHARHSLKLLTEGAPDYTDAECHVCGRDTENFLYHCDICKFNLDMVCVVEYHQRHTVTPVVLSNLKVHAHTLTLIPRLIYFVCDVCGTEGDRSPYVSLESDLMFFHQDCASSPRVIHVNRHEHRVSYTYPLGPGEWNCEICLEEIDWSYGAYTCSLCPNYALHSRCATRNDVWDREELDGVREEVEDSEPFKMNNDNTITHFTHEHNMSLNRDGIALVESILCEACVCPISSNTFYSCLDCSFILHETCANFPKTKRHFLSPRPLTLHLNRDNTETTCMACLQLCCKGFMYTDGGEYDDDMKTCHNCSNMIREFALGCIKCDYFLDFRCATLPSKVGLPKYDDHPLTLCYGEKASGKYWCDICERETNPETWFYTCNGCVVTLHIFCVLGNVRYAKPGGKIEKNIALVFNKRSTRPICNNCHCRCVAPFFIIKESVLFCSYYCLLRTQLRASYISQIVRCPPWVDRFGEETDPVS
- the LOC104710572 gene encoding uncharacterized protein LOC104710572 isoform X3, which translates into the protein MQNVMCVEEILKTFFIIVIFVHAHTLTLIPRLIYFVCDVCGTEGDRSPYVSLESDLMFFHQDCASSPRVIHVNRHEHRVSYTYPLGPGEWNCEICLEEIDWSYGAYTCSLCPNYALHSRCATRNDVWDREELDGVREEVEDSEPFKMNNDNTITHFTHEHNMSLNRDGIALVESILCEACVCPISSNTFYSCLDCSFILHETCANFPKTKRHFLSPRPLTLHLNRDNTETTCMACLQLCCKGFMYTDGGESFDLLCCSITVPFIHGSHPHPLLYLDVGEYDDDMKTCHNCSNMIREFALGCIKCDYFLDFRCATLPSKVGLPKYDDHPLTLCYGEKASGKYWCDICERETNPETWFYTCNGCVVTLHIFCVLGNVRYAKPGGKIEKNIALVFNKRSTRPICNNCHCRCVAPFFIIKESVLFCSYYCLLRTQLRASYISQIVRCPPWVDRFGEETDPVS
- the LOC104710572 gene encoding uncharacterized protein LOC104710572 isoform X1, encoding MAPARSTGDRRGKRESDLGFLQVSFDLREKRGNYGGHLKCDACDDQSYSSGIHCSDCEFTVHDKCVFVFSTPETFDNRSHAGHCLKLLTTGAPDHTDPKCHICGKNTKRLLYHCSICKLSLDIDCMVDDMCARAHLNLPWHPHPILMLDFNCKMLCKVCGHADGYGYFCPSCKLMVHDKCVSVFDSPEITHPFHARHSLKLLTEGAPDYTDAECHVCGRDTENFLYHCDICKFNLDMVCVVEYHQRHTVTPVVLSNLKVHAHTLTLIPRLIYFVCDVCGTEGDRSPYVSLESDLMFFHQDCASSPRVIHVNRHEHRVSYTYPLGPGEWNCEICLEEIDWSYGAYTCSLCPNYALHSRCATRNDVWDREELDGVREEVEDSEPFKMNNDNTITHFTHEHNMSLNRDGIALVESILCEACVCPISSNTFYSCLDCSFILHETCANFPKTKRHFLSPRPLTLHLNRDNTETTCMACLQLCCKGFMYTDGGESFDLLCCSITVPFIHGSHPHPLLYLDVGEYDDDMKTCHNCSNMIREFALGCIKCDYFLDFRCATLPSKVGLPKYDDHPLTLCYGEKASGKYWCDICERETNPETWFYTCNGCVVTLHIFCVLGNVRYAKPGGKIEKNIALVFNKRSTRPICNNCHCRCVAPFFIIKESVLFCSYYCLLRTQLRASYISQIVRCPPWVDRFGEETDPVS